TGCGGCAGCAGCCGTTCGCACGCTTCACGTAGCGAAGCCAGCGCCGCATTCTTGTCCTCGATCAGATCCCACTTGTTGACCGCGATGACCAGCGCGCGGCCTTCGCGTTCCACGAGGTCCGCCAGCGCCAGGTCCTGCTTCTCGAACGGAATGGTCGCGTCGAGCATCAGCACCACAACTTCGGCATACTGGATCGACCGCAGGCTGTCGCCCACCGCCAGCTTTTCCAGCTTTTCGGTGACGCGCGCACGACGGCGGATGCCGGCGGTATCGACCAGGTTGATCACCCGGCCTTCCCATTCCCACGGCACCAGGATGCTGTCGCGCGTAATGCCTGCCTCGGGGCCGACCAGCACACGCTCCTCGCCCACCATGCGGTTGATCAGCGTCGATTTGCCGGCATTGGGCCGGCCGACAATGGCCACGTTGAGATAGCGCTTGGGATTCCAGCGGAGCGTGGCTTCGTCGCCTTCGCCCTCGAGCATGTCCTCGGTGATATCGACATCCACCTCGGGCAGTTCGTCGAGGTCGGCAATATCCTCTTCGCCCTGTTCGGCCGCCACGCGGTCGATCGCCGCCGACACGATGGAATAGAGTTCCGACAGGCCCAGCCCGTGTTCGGCCGAAAGCGGGATCGCCTCGCCGAAACCCAGCTTGAACGCCTCCACCAGCCCGGCTTCCGCCGCGCCGCTTTCCGCCTTGTTGCCGACCAGGTGCACGTCCTTGCCGGCCTTGCGCAACACCTGCGCAAAGCGCTGGTCCAGCGGCACCACGCCGGCGCGGGCATCGATCATGAACAGGATGACATCGGCTTCGCGGATCGCCAGCTCGGTCTGCTGGCGCATCCGGTCTTCCAGGCTCCCGTCGGTCACGTCCTCATAGCCGGCCGTGTCGAGAATGCGGAAGGTCAGGTCCGCAATGCGGCCCTCGGCCTCGCGCCGGTCGCGCGTTACGCCCGGCGTATCGTCGACCAGCGCGATCTTGCGGCCGACGAGGCGGTTGAACAACGTGGATTTGCCGACATTGGGACGACCGACAATGGCAACGGTGACGGTCATGCGAGCTTGTTCCGATCCGGCGTCAGGCGAAAGCGCTCGCTTATTCAGCGACCGGCTCGGCCTCGGTGGTGGCAGCAGGGGCATCTGCAGCCGGGGTTTCGGCGGCAGGGGCCTCGTCGCTGACGATTTCGTCTATGGCGCTGGCCGCGGCCTCGGCATCAGCCGCCGGCGCTTCGGCAATGGCGCCCTGCGACAGCAACTGCGCCAGGTAATAGCCCATGCGGTTGCGCGTATTGCTCTGGGTCAGCGGGTCATTCACCACAGCCTCGAAACTGGTCTGCGCGGCGGCGAAGTCGCCGGCCTTGTACTGCGCCAGTCCCAGCGCTTCGCGGGCCGCATTGCGCAGCGGACCGCCCTCGGCGGCAATGCTGCCGGCGCGCGAGTCGACATCGGCCAGGCTGCCGGCATCCACCATCAGCGTGGCGCCCAGCACCAGCGCCAATTCGCGCAGGCGCGGATTGGATTGGGTATTGGCCAGCTCGTCATAGGCGGCCACGGCATCGGCAGTGGCGCCTTCGCGGGCCATCACGCCCGCCTTGCGGAACTGCGCCAGCACCGGATAGCTGCCCGAACCGTCGGCAATCAGCGTGTCGAGCTGGCTCTGCGCGGCCGGCAGGTCGCCGCCATCGATCAGGTCGAACGCGGCATAGAGCTCGTCCGACGACTGGGCGGCATTGTTGGCATGATACCAGGACCAGCCTTCATTGACCGCCACCAGCGCCACCACGGCCACGGCAGCCCCGATCACATAGGGGCCAAACCGCCGCCATAGCGCCCGCATGCGGTCGCTGCGCAACTCCTCATCGATTTCCTGGAAGATATTGTCCTGGGACATGGCCTGCCTAAGGTCGTCTTTAATTTGCGCGCACGTTTAGCATGGCTCCCATGGAAAGCAAATGCGCCCCTGAGCCGCCTCACGGCGCGCCCGACAGGTCAGCAGCATCCTGCCCACCGCCCATGCGGCCCAGCGTCCACTCGGCCAGGTAATCCGGCCGTCTTATGCCCGGCACCGTATGCACCAGCCAGAACGAGCGCACCGCCCAGCGATAGGGCCGCCGCAATTGTCGTTCCGGCACCCGTTCGGGCCCATACCAGATGGTCAGATGGGGTACGCTGGACGGCCGTCCCGCCCGCAAGCCGCGCCGCTGCATCTCCCGCCCGATATCGCCGTACAGCCCCAACAGGTCCCGCGCCCCGTTCGAACAGCTCAGCACGGTCGGATATTGCGCCCGCCCGCCCGTCTTCGGCCGCGCACCGGCAAAGGTCTGCATCGTGTCGAACACGACATCGAAGCCCGGCCGCCGCACCGCTTCGCCCACTTCCAGCGCTTCGTCCAGCAAATCGCCGCCGATTTCCCGCCCGCGCTGCACCATATGCAGCGACACATGCTGCCGTTCGGCCCGCACCACATTGCGCACGCCGAACTGCCGTCCCAGCCGCTCGGCCCCGCGCTCGATCTCCTGCGCCAAAGCCGGCGGCGGCAGCAGTGTGAAATAATACCGATGCTCCAGCGCCTTCGCCTCCGCTACAGGCGCCCCACCGAAAAGCTCGAATTGCATCTCCATGACATGGCTCATTGTTCCCTGTTTGTTCTTTTTGTAGAACGGCCGACGGCAGCGGTCAACCACCATCGCTGAATCCCGCCACACTTGTAACTCCCGTCCCGACGCTCCACCGGGATAGCGTTCTCCCATCACGGCGGAGGAACGGACATGGCGGCATTTGCAACAAAGAGAACCGGCGCTTCGTTACGCGCATGGAAGCTCGATATATCAGGCATGCTCCGGCTCGCCGCCGCCCCGACCTTCGCCCTGATGAGCGGCATCGCTGCCCTCAGCACCCCCGGCATGACCATCTGCACCGCCGCCATGTCCTGGTCGCCGATCAGCGACATGGCCCTGATGTATCTCCTGATGGCCATCTTTCATCTGCCACCATGGCTGGCCCTCGTGTCAGCCCGTTTG
This sequence is a window from Devosia ginsengisoli. Protein-coding genes within it:
- the der gene encoding ribosome biogenesis GTPase Der translates to MTVTVAIVGRPNVGKSTLFNRLVGRKIALVDDTPGVTRDRREAEGRIADLTFRILDTAGYEDVTDGSLEDRMRQQTELAIREADVILFMIDARAGVVPLDQRFAQVLRKAGKDVHLVGNKAESGAAEAGLVEAFKLGFGEAIPLSAEHGLGLSELYSIVSAAIDRVAAEQGEEDIADLDELPEVDVDITEDMLEGEGDEATLRWNPKRYLNVAIVGRPNAGKSTLINRMVGEERVLVGPEAGITRDSILVPWEWEGRVINLVDTAGIRRRARVTEKLEKLAVGDSLRSIQYAEVVVLMLDATIPFEKQDLALADLVEREGRALVIAVNKWDLIEDKNAALASLREACERLLPQLRGVPLVTLSGLTGKNIDKLMDAIFAIERTWNLHVSTARLNRWLAGMVEGHPPPAVSGRRLKLRYMTQAKTRPPSFILFASRPEVLPMAYQRYLINGLREAFDIKGTPIRLWVRGGSENPYNDKSKRKMG
- a CDS encoding 2'-5' RNA ligase family protein, which encodes MEMQFELFGGAPVAEAKALEHRYYFTLLPPPALAQEIERGAERLGRQFGVRNVVRAERQHVSLHMVQRGREIGGDLLDEALEVGEAVRRPGFDVVFDTMQTFAGARPKTGGRAQYPTVLSCSNGARDLLGLYGDIGREMQRRGLRAGRPSSVPHLTIWYGPERVPERQLRRPYRWAVRSFWLVHTVPGIRRPDYLAEWTLGRMGGGQDAADLSGAP
- a CDS encoding tetratricopeptide repeat protein, translated to MSQDNIFQEIDEELRSDRMRALWRRFGPYVIGAAVAVVALVAVNEGWSWYHANNAAQSSDELYAAFDLIDGGDLPAAQSQLDTLIADGSGSYPVLAQFRKAGVMAREGATADAVAAYDELANTQSNPRLRELALVLGATLMVDAGSLADVDSRAGSIAAEGGPLRNAAREALGLAQYKAGDFAAAQTSFEAVVNDPLTQSNTRNRMGYYLAQLLSQGAIAEAPAADAEAAASAIDEIVSDEAPAAETPAADAPAATTEAEPVAE